One Rosa chinensis cultivar Old Blush chromosome 5, RchiOBHm-V2, whole genome shotgun sequence genomic region harbors:
- the LOC112202027 gene encoding 65-kDa microtubule-associated protein 4-like, translated as MVTEILSAAEYSNEAIEYGAVDPACLLEQIELQIARAKEEALSKKEILEKIEKWLAACQEESWLEEYNRDDNRYTAGRGAHITLKRAEVLIILYCVPIQGTSE; from the exons ATGGTTACAGAAATACTGAGTGCTGCAGAATACTCAAATGAAGCTATAGAGTATg GAGCTGTGGACCCTGCATGCCTGTTGGAACAAATTGAGCTTCAAATCGCAAGGGCAAAAGAGGAAGCTCTAAGCAAGAAAGAAATACTAGAAAAGATTGAAAAGTGGTTGGCTGCTTGTCAAGAAGAATCCTGGCTAGAGGAGTACAATAGG GATGATAATCGCTATACAGCAGGAAGAGGTGCTCATATTACTTTGAAACGTGCAGAGGTGCTCATAATACTGTATTGTGTTCCAATACAG GGCACCAGTGAATGA
- the LOC112164012 gene encoding extra-large guanine nucleotide-binding protein 3-like, with protein sequence MKTQIGEIYECPSNQLQLQQLVVNGRELREEELGEILGCEEGEKPDCIITQKLNVGGKLRADASNGNTNVFMNGREITKIELRVLKLAKVQCPPDTHFWVYEDGTYEEEGQNNIKGNIWGKASTRFICSLFSLHVPSRNQNGAIEDPMTQPSSRSIPEYLDQARVQKLLLFGLEGFGTSTIFKQAKFLYGNEFTLEEVQNMKLMIQSNMYKYLSISHVESDGYNHGGGKEISEC encoded by the exons ATGAAGACCCAGATTGGTGAAATATATGAGTGTCCGTCAAATCAGCTCCAGCTGCAGCAGTTGGTTGTGAATGGGAGGGAGTTGAGGGAAGAAGAGCTAGGTGAGATTTTGGGATGTGAA GAGGGAGAGAAGCCTGATTGTATCATTACTCAGAAATTGAATGTTGGGGGTAAGCTTCGGGCTGATGCCAGCAATGGGAACACTAATGTATTCATGAATGGCAGAGAGATCACAAAGATTGAGCTTAGGGTACTCAAG CTGGCCAAAGTGCAGTGCCCTCCAGATACTCATTTCTGGGTGTATGAAGATGGTACATATGAGGAGGAAGGGCAGAATAACATTAAAGGAAACATATGGGGAAAG GCATCCACCCGTTTCATTTGTTCATTATTCTCATTGCATGTACCATCTCGTAATCAAAATGGGGCAATAGAAGATCCTATGACACAACCTTCAAGTAGGTCCATCCCTGAATACTTGGATCAGGCAAGAGTTCAAAAACTTTTGTTATTTGGTCTGGAGGGATTTGGAACTAGCACCATCTTCAAGCAG GCCAAGTTCTTATATGGGAATGAGTTCACTCTCGAGGAGGTGCAGAACATGAAGCTCATGATTCAAAGCAATATGTACAAGTACTTAAGTATATCACATGTGGAATCTGATGGATACAACCATGGAGGAGGAAAAGAAATATCAGAAT GTTGA